One part of the Rutidosis leptorrhynchoides isolate AG116_Rl617_1_P2 chromosome 1, CSIRO_AGI_Rlap_v1, whole genome shotgun sequence genome encodes these proteins:
- the LOC139875238 gene encoding probable protein phosphatase 2C 49 isoform X1 translates to MVAAATVAAEVIPVNHVQENDVVTHLDKRSVPESVVDLHVFPSIRSGSSTDIGPRRYMEDEHLMIDDLSAYLGSPSKITAFYGVFDGHGGPEAASYVRINMLQFFLQNFQVSDIDDVENSLRKTFLSADLALADDSSISTASGTTALTALLLGRHLVVANVGDCRAVICRKGEAINMSQDHKPTNPSERKRIIELGAFVDDGYLNGVLSVTRALGDWDIKLPRGSTSPLIAEPEINKMVLTEEDEFLIIGCDRIFDVMTSQQAVNFVRRGLSRHDDPEQCAKDLVREALRLGTYHNLTVIIVCFISMDHLKDTTSQHKLKCFSISTQALYSFKNLLKR, encoded by the exons ATGGTAGCCGCAGCAACAGTAGCAGCAGAGGTTATACCTGTTAATCATGTTCAAGAAAACGACGTCGTTACTCACCTA GATAAAAGATCAGTACCTGAATCTGTGGTTGATTTACATGTTTTTCCAAGCATTAGATCCGGCAGTTCCACTGATATCGGACCTCGAAGATACATGGAAGATGAACATCTAATGATAGATGATTTATCTGCATATTTAGGCTCCCCCTCAAAAATTACTGCCTTTTACGGAGTA TTTGATGGTCATGGAGGACCTGAAGCAGCATCCTATGTTAGAATTAACATGCTACAATTCTTTTTACAAAACTTTCAAGTATCTGATATTGATGATGTCGAAAATTCTCTTCGCAAAACATTTCTTTCAGCTGATCTTGCTTTAGCTGATGACTCCAGCATCAGCACTGCATCTGGTACTACTGCATTAACAGCTCTATTGTTGGGAAG GCATCTCGTGGTAGCCAATGTAGGAGACTGTCGGGCAGTTATTTGCAGAAAAGGCGAAGCAATTAATATGTCACAAGACCACAAACCAACAAATCCTTCAGAACGAAAGCGTATAATTGAACTTGGAGCGTTTGTTGATGATGGATATCTTAACGGTGTTCTCTCGGTAACACGGGCGTTAGGAGATTGGGACATAAAGTTACCACGTGGGTCCACATCACCTCTTATCGCAGAACCAGAAATCAACAAGATGGTCCTGACAGAAGAAGACGAGTTCCTGATCATCGGATGTGACAGGATTTTTGATGTGATGACAAGTCAACAAGCAGTCAACTTTGTCCGACGTGGCTTAAGTCGTCATGATGACCCTGAACAGTGTGCTAAAGATCTTGTTAGAGAAGCCCTTCGTCTAGGCACGTACCATAATCTCACTGTCAttattgtttgttttatttcaatgGATCATCTTAAAGATACAACATCACAACACAAGTTGAAATGCTTCAGCATTTCAACACAGGCATTGTACAGTTTTAAGAACTTACTAAAAAGATGA
- the LOC139875238 gene encoding probable protein phosphatase 2C 49 isoform X2 — translation MFKKTTSLLTYIRSGSSTDIGPRRYMEDEHLMIDDLSAYLGSPSKITAFYGVFDGHGGPEAASYVRINMLQFFLQNFQVSDIDDVENSLRKTFLSADLALADDSSISTASGTTALTALLLGRHLVVANVGDCRAVICRKGEAINMSQDHKPTNPSERKRIIELGAFVDDGYLNGVLSVTRALGDWDIKLPRGSTSPLIAEPEINKMVLTEEDEFLIIGCDRIFDVMTSQQAVNFVRRGLSRHDDPEQCAKDLVREALRLGTYHNLTVIIVCFISMDHLKDTTSQHKLKCFSISTQALYSFKNLLKR, via the exons ATGTTCAAGAAAACGACGTCGTTACTCACCTA CATTAGATCCGGCAGTTCCACTGATATCGGACCTCGAAGATACATGGAAGATGAACATCTAATGATAGATGATTTATCTGCATATTTAGGCTCCCCCTCAAAAATTACTGCCTTTTACGGAGTA TTTGATGGTCATGGAGGACCTGAAGCAGCATCCTATGTTAGAATTAACATGCTACAATTCTTTTTACAAAACTTTCAAGTATCTGATATTGATGATGTCGAAAATTCTCTTCGCAAAACATTTCTTTCAGCTGATCTTGCTTTAGCTGATGACTCCAGCATCAGCACTGCATCTGGTACTACTGCATTAACAGCTCTATTGTTGGGAAG GCATCTCGTGGTAGCCAATGTAGGAGACTGTCGGGCAGTTATTTGCAGAAAAGGCGAAGCAATTAATATGTCACAAGACCACAAACCAACAAATCCTTCAGAACGAAAGCGTATAATTGAACTTGGAGCGTTTGTTGATGATGGATATCTTAACGGTGTTCTCTCGGTAACACGGGCGTTAGGAGATTGGGACATAAAGTTACCACGTGGGTCCACATCACCTCTTATCGCAGAACCAGAAATCAACAAGATGGTCCTGACAGAAGAAGACGAGTTCCTGATCATCGGATGTGACAGGATTTTTGATGTGATGACAAGTCAACAAGCAGTCAACTTTGTCCGACGTGGCTTAAGTCGTCATGATGACCCTGAACAGTGTGCTAAAGATCTTGTTAGAGAAGCCCTTCGTCTAGGCACGTACCATAATCTCACTGTCAttattgtttgttttatttcaatgGATCATCTTAAAGATACAACATCACAACACAAGTTGAAATGCTTCAGCATTTCAACACAGGCATTGTACAGTTTTAAGAACTTACTAAAAAGATGA
- the LOC139875238 gene encoding probable protein phosphatase 2C 2 isoform X3, with translation MVAAATVAAEVIPVNHVQENDVVTHLDKRSVPESVVDLHVFPSIRSGSSTDIGPRRYMEDEHLMIDDLSAYLGSPSKITAFYGVFDGHGGPEAASYVRINMLQFFLQNFQVSDIDDVENSLRKTFLSADLALADDSSISTASGTTALTALLLGRHLVVANVGDCRAVICRKGEAINMSQDHKPTNPSERKRIIELGAFVDDGYLNGVLSVTRALGDWDIKLPRGSTSPLIAEPEINKMVLTEEDEFLIIGCDRIFDVMTSQQAVNFVRRGLSRHDDPEQCAKDLVREALRLGTQLIVVAATGRL, from the exons ATGGTAGCCGCAGCAACAGTAGCAGCAGAGGTTATACCTGTTAATCATGTTCAAGAAAACGACGTCGTTACTCACCTA GATAAAAGATCAGTACCTGAATCTGTGGTTGATTTACATGTTTTTCCAAGCATTAGATCCGGCAGTTCCACTGATATCGGACCTCGAAGATACATGGAAGATGAACATCTAATGATAGATGATTTATCTGCATATTTAGGCTCCCCCTCAAAAATTACTGCCTTTTACGGAGTA TTTGATGGTCATGGAGGACCTGAAGCAGCATCCTATGTTAGAATTAACATGCTACAATTCTTTTTACAAAACTTTCAAGTATCTGATATTGATGATGTCGAAAATTCTCTTCGCAAAACATTTCTTTCAGCTGATCTTGCTTTAGCTGATGACTCCAGCATCAGCACTGCATCTGGTACTACTGCATTAACAGCTCTATTGTTGGGAAG GCATCTCGTGGTAGCCAATGTAGGAGACTGTCGGGCAGTTATTTGCAGAAAAGGCGAAGCAATTAATATGTCACAAGACCACAAACCAACAAATCCTTCAGAACGAAAGCGTATAATTGAACTTGGAGCGTTTGTTGATGATGGATATCTTAACGGTGTTCTCTCGGTAACACGGGCGTTAGGAGATTGGGACATAAAGTTACCACGTGGGTCCACATCACCTCTTATCGCAGAACCAGAAATCAACAAGATGGTCCTGACAGAAGAAGACGAGTTCCTGATCATCGGATGTGACAGGATTTTTGATGTGATGACAAGTCAACAAGCAGTCAACTTTGTCCGACGTGGCTTAAGTCGTCATGATGACCCTGAACAGTGTGCTAAAGATCTTGTTAGAGAAGCCCTTCGTCTAGGCAC GCAGCTAATTGTTGTTGCAGCCACGGGCCGGTTGTAA
- the LOC139875230 gene encoding pectinesterase-like, with protein sequence MANKILVSIVSLFLVVFCVLGVVILIVKSGNSDDNINTSNKAADSICKPTEYKEACNKAMTDVAKNSSATNEDYILAAIRATSGELQKALEKATAKKKDLGDDKKESHGELETCEKMIGYATDELNQVLQVVSETEAVSLAEQIDPILVWLTAIRSYQTTCVEEIRDEKLKKDMQDGLQTSNELTFNAQKIVYNVLDILKDIGVDLGELKVPSTGRRRLLDEVDEMDQHGFPSWVPSMDRKLLGAKKGGGGAKKGKGQGLFKTPQPPPLPPNLPPNVVVAQDGSGKFKSIKQALNAYPQNHQGRYIIHIKAGTYNEGQIVVDKRMNNVYMYGDGRDKTIITGNLNFAIAKIGTSQTATVVAIGERFMAKGIGFRNTIGPAGHQAVAFRSQSPHTVMMDCSFEGYQDTLYYHAHDQFYKNCVISGTVDFIFGVGRAYIQDSDILVRKPEKSQSNMVTADGRMKMEEVGGVVLHNCKIMAAPELAPVKAQFPTYLGRPWKPAATSIILMCDIGDLIKPEGWTTWESPEGKNNHMTCMFREFGNRGAGSNMARRVKWAGFKPITNQKDAQGFTVATFLQGGSWLPQMGVPAKLGL encoded by the coding sequence ATGGCTAATAAGATTCTCGTATCCATCGTATCATTATTCTTGGTCGTCTTTTGTGTACTCGGGGTCGTGATCTTGATCGTCAAAAGCGGAAACTCGGATGATAATATCAACACGAGCAACAAAGCAGCAGACAGCATATGCAAACCAACTGAGTACAAAGAGGCTTGTAACAAGGCCATGACCGATGTGGCTAAAAACTCGTCGGCCACCAACGAGGACTACATCCTTGCAGCCATTCGTGCAACGTCTGGTGAACTGCAAAAGGCCCTCGAAAAGGCGACCGCCAAGAAGAAAGATTTGGGTGATGACAAAAAAGAATCCCATGGTGAACTCGAGACGTGTGAGAAAATGATAGGATACGCTACCGATGAGCTCAATCAGGTGCTGCAAGTTGTATCTGAAACAGAAGCGGTCTCGTTAGCCGAGCAGATTGACCCGATCCTTGTTTGGTTGACTGCAATTCGTTCGTACCAAACAACATGTGTGGAAGAGATAAGAGACGAAAAGCTTAAAAAGGACATGCAAGACGGATTGCAAACGTCCAACGAGCTAACGTTTAACGCTCAAAAGATTGTGTATAACGTGCTCGATATTCTCAAGGATATTGGGGTCGATTTGGGTGAGTTGAAAGTCCCGTCTACCGGACGTCGTAGGCTTCTTGATGAGGTTGATGAGATGGACCAACATGGGTTCCCATCGTGGGTCCCGAGTATGGACCGCAAGCTTTTAGGAGCCAAAAAAGGTGGTGGTGGAGCTAAAAAGGGAAAAGGCCAAGGCCTGTTTAAAACTCCGCAACCTCCTCCGCTTCCACCAAATCTGCCACCGAACGTTGTCGTGGCACAAGATGGAAGCGGAAAGTTTAAGAGCATCAAACAGGCCCTAAACGCTTATCCGCAAAATCATCAAGGAAGATACATAATTCATATTAAAGCTGGTACATATAACGAAGGACAAATCGTCGTAGACAAAAGGATGAACAATGTGTACATGTACGGTGATGGTCGCGACAAGACAATAATTACCGGTAACCTAAACTTTGCAATAGCGAAAATTGGAACGTCTCAAACCGCAACAGTGGTTGCTATTGGAGAACGGTTCATGGCTAAGGGAATCGGGTTTAGAAATACGATCGGACCAGCAGGACACCAAGCGGTTGCATTTCGGTCTCAATCTCCTCACACTGTTATGATGGATTGCAGTTTTGAAGGTTACCAGGACACGTTGTACTACCACGCGCACGACCAGTTTTATAAAAACTGTGTCATTTCGGGAACGGTTGACTTTATATTTGGGGTGGGTCGGGCTTATATCCAGGATTCGGATATTTTAGTTCGGAAACCGGAAAAAAGTCAATCGAACATGGTGACAGCTGACGGAAGGATGAAAATGGAAGAAGTGGGTGGTGTGGTGCTGCATAACTGCAAGATTATGGCAGCACCGGAATTAGCTCCGGTGAAGGCACAGTTTCCTACATACTTAGGAAGACCGTGGAAACCAGCAGCAACGTCGATAATATTGATGTGTGACATTGGTGATCTGATCAAACCCGAGGGGTGGACAACATGGGAATCGCCCGAGGGGAAGAACAACCACATGACATGTATGTTTAGGGAGTTTGGAAACCGGGGAGCGGGTTCGAATATGGCTCGTCGGGTCAAATGGGCCGGGTTTAAGCCCATTACGAACCAGAAAGACGCACAAGGTTTTACCGTAGCCACATTCTTACAAGGTGGATCTTGGCTACCTCAAATGGGTGTTCCAGCTAAACTTGGGTTATAA